The following are encoded in a window of Streptomyces sp. SAT1 genomic DNA:
- a CDS encoding globin domain-containing protein, whose translation MLSEQSAATVRATLPAVGAAIGEITERFYARLFDAHPELLRDLFNRGNQASGAQKQALAGSIAAFATHLVDHPDQRPDLMLHRIAHKHASLGITPEQYPIVHEHLFAAIAEILGEAVTPEVAAAWTEVYWLMANALMAIEKRLYEQSEQTGWRDWTVVGRVEETADVVTFRLRPADGGPVPGYRAGQYVSVAVRLADGARQIRQYSLTAAPGSPERQFAVKRVSGGAATPDGEVSHHLHAHVREGDVLQLSAPYGDLVVEDTGAPLLLASAGIGVTPVIAMLEQLALDGHAAPVTVVHADRSPAAHALRADHEAYAAKLADGRTVFFYEEGAEGAARSGLADLTGVDVPAGTRAYLCGPLPFMRAVREQLLARGVAPADIHYEVFGPDLWLAEGAA comes from the coding sequence ATGCTGTCCGAGCAGTCAGCAGCCACCGTCCGCGCCACCCTCCCCGCCGTGGGCGCGGCCATCGGCGAGATCACCGAGCGCTTCTACGCCCGGCTGTTCGACGCCCACCCGGAACTGCTGCGCGACCTGTTCAACCGCGGCAACCAGGCGTCCGGCGCGCAGAAGCAGGCACTCGCCGGCTCCATCGCCGCCTTCGCCACCCACCTGGTGGACCACCCGGACCAGCGCCCCGACCTGATGCTGCACCGCATCGCCCACAAGCACGCCTCGCTGGGCATCACCCCCGAGCAGTACCCGATCGTCCACGAGCACCTGTTCGCCGCCATCGCCGAGATCCTCGGCGAGGCCGTCACCCCCGAGGTCGCCGCCGCCTGGACCGAGGTCTACTGGCTGATGGCGAACGCCCTCATGGCCATCGAGAAGCGGCTGTACGAGCAGAGCGAGCAGACCGGCTGGCGCGACTGGACGGTCGTCGGGCGCGTCGAGGAGACCGCCGACGTCGTCACCTTCCGGCTGCGCCCCGCCGACGGCGGCCCGGTGCCCGGCTACCGCGCCGGCCAGTACGTCTCGGTCGCCGTCCGCCTCGCGGACGGCGCCCGGCAGATCCGCCAGTACAGCCTGACCGCGGCCCCCGGCTCGCCGGAGCGGCAGTTCGCCGTCAAGCGGGTGAGCGGCGGCGCCGCGACCCCCGACGGCGAGGTCTCCCACCACCTGCACGCGCACGTCCGCGAGGGTGACGTCCTCCAGCTGTCCGCCCCCTACGGCGACCTGGTCGTCGAGGACACCGGCGCGCCGCTGCTGCTCGCCTCCGCGGGCATCGGCGTCACCCCGGTGATCGCCATGCTGGAGCAGCTCGCGCTCGACGGCCACGCCGCCCCCGTGACCGTGGTGCACGCCGACCGCTCCCCCGCCGCGCACGCGCTGCGCGCCGACCACGAGGCGTACGCGGCCAAGCTGGCGGACGGTCGGACGGTCTTCTTCTACGAGGAGGGTGCCGAGGGCGCCGCGCGGTCCGGTCTGGCCGACCTCACCGGCGTCGACGTCCCGGCCGGTACGCGCGCCTACCTGTGCGGGCCGCTGCCGTTCATGCGGGCGGTGCGCGAGCAGCTCCTCGCCCGGGGCGTGGCCCCGGCCGACATCCACTACGAGGTCTTCGGGCCCGACCTGTGGCTGGCGGAGGGCGCGGCCTGA
- a CDS encoding DUF3105 domain-containing protein: MGSAKKPDSTATGQRKARIEEMRRADRSRERRNRLLVIAASVVVVVGLAVGGVVLVQSRSDDGTPVAQESASGSAPSGMDGKNGNDKKGKGTSGHFETGKDGVRTWKGTLGRTHTTDPVTYPMEPPVGGDHNPVWQNCNGDVYTAPLKNEHAVHALEHGAVWVTYNAKAPKADVDALAAKVRRTPYSLMSPVADQKDPIMLSAWAHQRTVTGAADPNVDAFFARFVQGPQTPEPGAACTGGVDR; this comes from the coding sequence ATGGGCTCCGCGAAGAAGCCGGACAGCACCGCCACCGGGCAGCGCAAGGCGCGCATCGAGGAGATGCGCCGTGCCGACCGGTCCCGGGAGCGCCGCAACCGGCTTCTGGTGATCGCGGCGAGCGTGGTCGTCGTCGTGGGTCTGGCCGTCGGCGGCGTGGTGCTGGTCCAGTCGCGGTCCGACGACGGCACCCCGGTCGCGCAGGAGAGCGCGTCCGGGTCGGCGCCGAGCGGCATGGACGGCAAGAACGGCAACGACAAGAAGGGCAAGGGCACTTCCGGCCACTTCGAGACGGGCAAGGACGGGGTGCGGACCTGGAAGGGCACGCTGGGCCGTACGCACACCACGGACCCCGTGACGTATCCGATGGAGCCCCCGGTCGGCGGTGACCACAACCCGGTCTGGCAGAACTGCAACGGCGACGTCTACACCGCCCCGCTGAAGAACGAGCACGCCGTGCACGCGCTGGAGCACGGCGCGGTCTGGGTGACGTACAACGCCAAGGCGCCCAAGGCCGACGTGGACGCGCTCGCGGCGAAGGTGCGCAGGACGCCGTACTCGCTGATGAGCCCGGTGGCCGACCAGAAGGACCCGATCATGCTGTCGGCGTGGGCGCACCAGCGCACGGTGACGGGCGCGGCCGACCCGAACGTGGACGCGTTCTTCGCCCGGTTCGTCCAGGGTCCCCAGACGCCGGAGCCGGGGGCCGCCTGCACGGGCGGGGTGGACCGGTGA
- the glnA gene encoding type I glutamate--ammonia ligase: MDKQQEFVLRTLEERDIRFVRLWFTDVLGFLKSVAVAPAELEQAFDEGIGFDGSAIEGFARVYESDMIAKPDPSTFQILPWRAEGPGTARMFCDILMPDGSPSFADPRYVLKRALARTSDLGFTFYTHPEIEFFLLKNRPLDGSRPTPADNSGYFDHTPQAIGMDFRRQAITMLESMGISVEFSHHEGAPGQQEIDLRYADALSTADNIMTFRLVMKQVALEQGLQATFMPKPFSEYPGSGMHSHLSLFEGDRNAFYESGAEYQLSKVGRSFIAGLLRHAAEISAVTNQWVNSYKRIWGGSERTAGAGGEAPSYICWGHNNRSALVRVPMYKPGKTGSARVEVRSIDSGANPYLTYAVLLAAGLKGIEEGYELPPGAEDDVWALSNAERRAMGIEPLPQNLGEALTLMENSDLVAETLGEHVFDFFLRNKKQEWEEYRSEVTAYELRKHLPVL, translated from the coding sequence ATGGACAAGCAGCAGGAGTTCGTACTCCGGACGTTGGAGGAGCGCGACATCCGGTTCGTGCGCCTGTGGTTCACCGACGTGCTGGGCTTCCTCAAGTCCGTGGCCGTGGCCCCCGCCGAGCTTGAGCAGGCGTTCGACGAGGGCATCGGCTTCGACGGCTCCGCCATCGAGGGCTTCGCCCGGGTCTACGAGTCGGACATGATCGCCAAGCCCGATCCGTCCACGTTCCAGATCCTGCCCTGGCGCGCGGAGGGCCCGGGGACGGCCCGGATGTTCTGCGACATCCTGATGCCGGACGGCTCCCCGTCCTTCGCCGACCCCCGCTACGTCCTCAAGCGGGCCCTCGCCCGCACCTCCGACCTGGGCTTCACCTTCTACACCCACCCGGAGATCGAGTTCTTCCTGCTGAAGAACCGCCCGCTGGACGGCTCCCGCCCCACCCCCGCCGACAACTCGGGGTACTTCGACCACACCCCGCAGGCCATCGGCATGGACTTCCGCCGCCAGGCGATCACCATGCTGGAGTCGATGGGCATCTCGGTGGAGTTCTCCCACCACGAGGGCGCGCCCGGCCAGCAGGAGATCGACCTGCGCTACGCCGACGCGCTCTCCACCGCCGACAACATCATGACGTTCCGCCTGGTCATGAAGCAGGTCGCGCTGGAACAGGGCCTCCAGGCCACCTTCATGCCCAAGCCGTTCTCGGAGTACCCCGGCTCCGGCATGCACTCGCACCTCTCCCTCTTCGAGGGCGACCGGAACGCGTTCTACGAGTCCGGCGCCGAGTACCAGCTCTCCAAGGTCGGCCGCTCCTTCATCGCGGGCCTGCTGCGGCACGCGGCGGAGATCAGCGCGGTCACCAACCAGTGGGTCAACTCCTACAAGCGCATCTGGGGCGGCTCCGAACGCACCGCGGGCGCCGGCGGCGAGGCCCCCTCCTACATCTGCTGGGGCCACAACAACCGCAGCGCCCTGGTCCGCGTCCCCATGTACAAGCCCGGCAAGACCGGCTCCGCCCGCGTGGAGGTCCGCTCCATCGACTCCGGCGCGAACCCGTACCTCACCTACGCCGTCCTCCTGGCCGCCGGCCTCAAGGGCATCGAGGAGGGCTACGAACTCCCCCCCGGCGCCGAGGACGACGTCTGGGCCCTCTCCAACGCCGAACGCCGCGCCATGGGCATCGAGCCCCTCCCCCAGAACCTCGGCGAGGCCCTCACCCTCATGGAGAACAGCGACCTCGTCGCCGAAACCCTCGGCGAACACGTCTTCGACTTCTTCCTCCGCAACAAGAAGCAGGAGTGGGAGGAGTACAGGAGCGAGGTCACGGCGTACGAGCTGCGGAAGCATCTGCCGGTGCTGTAG
- a CDS encoding DUF305 domain-containing protein, protein MRVAGLVAGAVATAVIAVGAIGYAVAEGGGPADGAPAAGATAPAPTVPAAGSADAGFARDMAVHHQQAVEMSYIVRDRTSDPEVRRLAYDIAQTQANQRGMLLGWLDLWGLPKVSAGPPMAWMGMGTGGATPGAPNADGTDGTDGALMPGMATDAQLKELGRLRGRAAEVLYLRLMTAHHRGGIHMAQACAAACAVGAEKRLAQGMVDAQQSEIDLMADMLEKRGAATGS, encoded by the coding sequence GTGAGGGTCGCCGGGCTGGTCGCGGGCGCCGTGGCCACGGCCGTGATCGCCGTCGGCGCGATCGGCTACGCGGTCGCGGAGGGCGGCGGCCCGGCGGACGGTGCTCCGGCGGCGGGCGCCACGGCCCCGGCCCCGACGGTGCCGGCCGCCGGTTCGGCGGACGCCGGTTTCGCCCGGGACATGGCGGTCCACCACCAGCAGGCCGTCGAGATGTCGTACATCGTGCGCGACCGCACGAGCGACCCGGAGGTGCGGCGGCTCGCCTACGACATCGCGCAGACCCAGGCCAACCAGCGCGGCATGCTGTTGGGCTGGCTCGATCTGTGGGGGCTGCCGAAGGTGTCGGCGGGACCGCCGATGGCGTGGATGGGGATGGGGACGGGCGGCGCGACGCCCGGGGCGCCGAACGCGGACGGCACGGACGGCACGGACGGCGCGCTGATGCCGGGGATGGCCACCGACGCGCAGCTGAAGGAGCTGGGCCGGCTGCGCGGACGCGCGGCGGAGGTGCTGTATCTGCGGTTGATGACGGCGCATCACCGCGGCGGCATCCACATGGCGCAGGCGTGTGCCGCCGCCTGTGCGGTGGGGGCGGAGAAGCGGCTGGCGCAGGGCATGGTCGACGCGCAGCAGTCGGAGATCGACCTGATGGCGGACATGCTCGAAA
- a CDS encoding RrF2 family transcriptional regulator, whose product MRLLRSTDMALRVLMRLAVAGGSSPTTREVAADMGVPYTHAAKVVAELQHRGLLAARRGRGGGLTLTEAGRGASVGAIVRALEGEGDVADCEGANPCPLNSDCRLRGALRRAQEAFYAALDPLTVADMVASPTGPLLLGLPTARRPDGT is encoded by the coding sequence ATGCGGCTGCTGCGCTCCACCGACATGGCGCTGCGCGTCCTGATGAGGCTCGCCGTCGCGGGCGGGTCGAGCCCCACGACCAGGGAGGTCGCGGCGGACATGGGCGTGCCGTACACGCACGCCGCGAAGGTCGTCGCCGAACTCCAGCACCGGGGCCTGCTCGCCGCCCGCCGCGGCCGGGGCGGCGGCCTGACCCTCACCGAGGCGGGCCGCGGCGCGTCGGTCGGCGCGATCGTGCGCGCCCTGGAGGGCGAGGGCGACGTCGCCGACTGCGAGGGCGCGAACCCCTGCCCGCTGAACTCCGACTGCCGCCTGCGCGGCGCCCTGCGCCGGGCCCAGGAGGCGTTCTACGCCGCACTCGACCCGCTCACCGTCGCCGACATGGTCGCCTCCCCGACGGGCCCGCTGCTGCTGGGCCTGCCGACCGCGCGGCGGCCGGACGGCACCTGA
- a CDS encoding GntR family transcriptional regulator — MEAASRRRGGGQVAASKSVRHLLTAFCSIPPREASPLTLTLPSEPALTNAHGVSRNPARRALKLLEAEGVVQSGPGIGWRIPCRGDRRSLAEPVPELIYEDSLSVSDSYPPKPSCVSGSLSRVPPSAASWPRRRATVCTRPFTGRGGLYALCQHLPVRS; from the coding sequence ATGGAAGCTGCCAGCCGTCGTAGAGGGGGAGGCCAAGTTGCCGCAAGCAAGTCCGTGAGGCACCTACTGACAGCTTTCTGCAGCATTCCGCCGCGCGAAGCGAGTCCACTGACGCTGACTCTGCCGTCGGAGCCTGCCCTCACGAACGCGCACGGGGTTTCCAGGAATCCTGCGCGCAGGGCCCTGAAACTGCTGGAAGCTGAAGGAGTGGTGCAGTCTGGGCCCGGCATTGGGTGGCGCATCCCTTGCCGCGGCGATCGGCGGTCTCTCGCTGAGCCGGTGCCAGAGCTGATCTATGAGGACTCGCTCTCCGTGAGTGACTCGTACCCCCCGAAGCCAAGCTGTGTGAGCGGTTCACTATCTCGCGTGCCGCCGTCCGCCGCGTCCTGGCCCAGACGGAGGGCAACAGTGTGCACGCGACCGTTCACAGGAAGGGGAGGACTGTACGCGCTCTGCCAACACCTACCCGTCCGGTCGTAG
- a CDS encoding DEAD/DEAH box helicase, producing the protein MAGTNGLTVPAARDLLSRGRPEGRQFEILKLISHLIRDGKHQESARELLLRILDQPSQFNDYRELLDSLLRTVGLFPYATPANLSLPDLIAYEAHRPLDYDNEDVVFHEVQAKVYRRLMSGENVILSAPTSFGKSLVLDALIASGKFSNVAVVLPTIALIDETRKRLSRFRERYRIITHPTQALRDRNLLVMTQERFLDLPEIPELDLFMIDEFYKLDISRGEADRGILLNQALQRLMRTGAAFYLAGPNIHALASSLPQDFVASFISTSFATVVSDVQLMPTPPKGGELEALSDLCASLEGPTLIYCQSPARARVVARHLIATGIGELTPELQPAADWIGENYHPDWLLCRSIPKGIGIHHGKIPRALAQYQISAFNAGHLKFLVCTSTLIEGVNTSAKNVIVFDHKLNRKNLDFFTFSNIKGRSGRMMRHFVGNVFLFRAPPREDLPTVDFPLYSQGPSVPDSLLIQVDDPGLLPSSRERIERYRSQTEVPLDVLKQNSGLDPQSQINLAKYVRRNVSRLAEKLAWSGWPQYEELEACCELIVNFLHPIKGRAHGVASARQLALRMNVVNGAQGDVHELISRELANPYETPEPDDAVENVLDFLRYWPGFTFPRLLMALDSIVRPILEEAGTTECDYSAYATSAKGYFMPRFVAEVEDYGLPSQVAMKILQGRSYNAETMDHLLERLNRASESDLDSFEVGLYQAFVEFL; encoded by the coding sequence TTGGCAGGAACTAACGGCCTGACCGTTCCCGCAGCCCGTGACTTGCTTTCCCGCGGCCGGCCGGAGGGGCGCCAGTTTGAAATTCTCAAACTCATCTCTCACCTCATTCGCGATGGAAAACACCAAGAATCCGCCAGGGAATTGCTTCTCCGAATTCTGGACCAGCCATCGCAATTCAATGACTACAGGGAATTGCTGGATTCGCTACTACGCACTGTTGGGCTCTTCCCTTACGCCACCCCAGCCAACCTGTCTCTACCCGATCTGATCGCTTATGAGGCTCATCGCCCGTTGGACTACGATAACGAGGACGTCGTATTCCATGAGGTTCAGGCTAAGGTCTACCGGAGACTGATGTCCGGAGAAAATGTGATCCTTAGTGCGCCGACGAGCTTTGGTAAGAGCTTGGTTCTTGATGCGCTAATCGCTTCTGGGAAGTTCTCCAATGTCGCGGTCGTGCTTCCAACCATCGCGCTGATTGATGAGACGCGTAAGCGGCTATCTCGATTCCGAGAACGATACCGGATTATCACGCACCCGACCCAGGCATTGAGGGATAGAAATCTGCTGGTTATGACGCAGGAACGCTTTCTCGACCTCCCTGAAATCCCCGAACTCGACCTGTTCATGATTGACGAGTTCTATAAGCTCGACATCAGTCGAGGGGAAGCTGACCGTGGAATCCTGCTAAACCAAGCACTCCAAAGGTTGATGCGCACGGGGGCGGCCTTCTATCTGGCAGGGCCGAATATCCACGCGCTAGCTTCATCGCTACCGCAGGATTTTGTAGCAAGCTTCATCTCCACAAGCTTTGCGACTGTCGTCAGCGATGTACAGCTCATGCCCACTCCTCCGAAGGGTGGAGAGCTGGAGGCACTCTCTGACTTGTGTGCGAGTCTGGAAGGACCGACTCTTATCTATTGTCAGTCTCCTGCACGGGCTCGGGTTGTGGCACGACATCTGATTGCGACTGGCATCGGAGAGCTGACCCCAGAACTGCAACCCGCCGCCGACTGGATCGGAGAAAACTATCACCCTGATTGGCTGCTGTGTCGATCGATCCCGAAGGGAATCGGCATCCACCATGGGAAGATCCCGCGAGCGTTGGCCCAGTATCAGATCAGTGCTTTCAATGCAGGTCACCTTAAATTCCTGGTCTGTACGTCGACCCTGATTGAAGGGGTGAATACATCAGCCAAGAACGTCATCGTATTCGACCATAAGCTGAACCGCAAGAACCTCGATTTCTTCACATTCTCCAACATTAAGGGTCGGTCAGGCAGGATGATGCGGCACTTCGTTGGGAATGTTTTTCTATTCAGGGCACCGCCTCGGGAAGACCTTCCCACCGTTGATTTTCCGCTATACAGTCAAGGTCCTAGCGTTCCTGACAGCCTGCTGATTCAAGTTGATGACCCCGGATTGCTGCCAAGTTCGCGTGAGAGAATCGAAAGGTACCGCTCGCAAACTGAAGTCCCCCTGGATGTACTCAAACAGAATAGTGGTCTTGATCCGCAGAGTCAGATCAACCTCGCGAAGTATGTGCGCCGCAACGTCTCGCGGCTCGCGGAAAAACTGGCTTGGAGTGGGTGGCCTCAGTACGAGGAACTCGAAGCTTGCTGTGAACTAATTGTTAATTTTCTTCATCCGATCAAGGGTCGTGCGCACGGTGTCGCGTCTGCACGTCAGCTAGCCTTGAGGATGAACGTCGTGAACGGTGCGCAAGGTGATGTGCACGAATTGATTTCACGTGAACTCGCCAATCCGTACGAGACGCCAGAACCTGACGACGCAGTCGAAAATGTCCTAGACTTCTTGAGGTACTGGCCGGGCTTCACCTTTCCGCGCCTACTCATGGCGTTGGATAGTATTGTGCGGCCGATCCTTGAGGAGGCAGGGACTACCGAATGCGACTACTCAGCATACGCGACTTCGGCGAAGGGTTATTTCATGCCGCGCTTTGTAGCAGAAGTGGAGGACTACGGCCTGCCTAGTCAGGTGGCGATGAAGATCCTTCAAGGTCGCAGTTACAACGCAGAGACAATGGATCACTTGCTGGAGCGCCTGAATCGGGCGTCAGAGAGTGACTTGGACAGCTTCGAAGTCGGTCTGTACCAAGCGTTCGTTGAGTTCCTATAG